The Chryseolinea soli genome contains a region encoding:
- a CDS encoding STAS/SEC14 domain-containing protein has protein sequence MQLFFETDYIIISYDKANQVLVGKWKIAPTSAEFREGMNSLIAAMEHFKTGKILTDTTYLGTIHPNDQRWSATEWKQRATKVGYSKIAIIIPADVFTQMAVEDTINQLESPLLFAYFNNTEDAIDWIK, from the coding sequence ATGCAATTATTTTTCGAAACAGATTATATCATCATCAGTTACGATAAGGCCAATCAGGTACTAGTAGGGAAATGGAAAATAGCGCCTACTTCTGCTGAATTCAGGGAAGGCATGAATTCCCTTATCGCGGCCATGGAGCATTTTAAAACGGGGAAGATTCTTACGGACACAACCTATTTGGGAACAATTCATCCCAATGATCAACGGTGGTCAGCTACTGAATGGAAACAACGTGCCACCAAAGTTGGATACTCGAAAATTGCAATCATTATTCCTGCGGATGTCTTTACACAGATGGCAGTGGAAGATACCATAAACCAGTTGGAAAGCCCTTTGCTATTTGCCTATTTCAACAACACCGAGGATGCTATTGATTGGATAAAATAG
- a CDS encoding TonB-dependent receptor plug domain-containing protein, giving the protein MQNYLVTDYTSDEFRKAPNAIHPAMERSKTGKQVSDTTNFGAMQPGEQKRGATDRFDKTVKAGNPQLENKKERLHKTMNQIRSTENNSLLPVLMRIYLLFLILGTSFISYAQEKDSTDVYTMSLEELMNITVSVATKVEQNIDDAPGNVIVITRQQMMDMNARTLKDVLNVFVPGMDALPASMKYGDRVETVYSRGINSDFSQQILYLFNGKNKFNETTFGQPLGFIEFTLEAIEKIEISTSPVPLQGGSAVTIVNLVTRDRSVDGTEVFINSGFKDGLISKKATVLFGKKIDGWHLGGSLQFYDDKGVQRESNLGTGPGSGSFQANPKYMRDGTKSAYNITLNIQSPNKKVEFGSWYKFANQDGYLAGILPWASGYSQNYIGSQFQNYLAWKVTHHLNVTAGYMWHYLAYPGFPFYNTQTNFDTYLEANYTRNLGINENHALLVGGKIEREGQIGNTTYYWDGKINEFRDTTAYPLSPNQSRNVTSLYIDDNWTVTDQFSVLAGARFDHYENFANTKVSAINPRVALSYKLHKNLTVKVLYATAHRPPTLYELTGQTLLPLYGNPNLKLENIDNYEMNILYKKDRLKLKISAFNQIYKDQIIYLPIDKKLTDRDTTQAFNAGKTNVIGADLSLNYYVTRESYIFFNMAKLKTKTAQGSEVHFLPSLYINGGVNLKVKSFNVNLTSYFRGKRPMPNGYVVNTKEAAGINTVSNLSITYNLSSAIRLYALAQNVFDRENSFPLSIDGYYVPMRGRVINLGVTARF; this is encoded by the coding sequence ATGCAAAATTATCTGGTAACAGATTACACGTCTGATGAATTCAGGAAAGCACCGAATGCAATTCATCCTGCAATGGAACGCTCTAAAACCGGAAAACAGGTTTCGGATACTACCAACTTTGGAGCCATGCAGCCGGGAGAACAAAAACGGGGGGCTACTGATCGGTTTGATAAAACTGTTAAAGCGGGAAACCCTCAATTAGAAAACAAGAAGGAACGATTACATAAAACAATGAACCAGATACGATCAACGGAGAACAATTCATTATTGCCTGTGCTTATGCGGATTTATTTGCTCTTTTTGATACTTGGTACCTCTTTTATTTCTTATGCACAGGAGAAAGATTCTACTGACGTCTATACTATGAGCCTGGAAGAATTAATGAATATCACCGTTTCGGTGGCTACTAAAGTAGAGCAAAATATTGATGACGCACCTGGAAATGTAATTGTAATAACGCGGCAACAAATGATGGATATGAATGCTCGTACACTTAAAGATGTATTGAATGTATTTGTTCCCGGAATGGATGCCTTGCCTGCTTCCATGAAGTACGGTGATCGCGTGGAGACGGTATATTCCAGGGGAATTAATTCTGATTTCTCTCAGCAAATTCTTTATCTCTTTAACGGAAAGAATAAATTCAATGAAACCACCTTCGGGCAACCCTTGGGCTTTATTGAATTTACGCTGGAGGCCATTGAAAAAATCGAGATAAGTACGTCTCCTGTTCCGTTGCAAGGAGGAAGTGCAGTGACCATTGTCAATTTAGTGACAAGGGATCGATCTGTTGATGGCACGGAAGTTTTCATCAACTCTGGGTTCAAAGATGGACTGATTTCCAAAAAAGCTACCGTTCTTTTTGGAAAAAAAATTGATGGTTGGCATTTAGGTGGTTCTCTTCAGTTCTATGATGACAAAGGCGTGCAGCGGGAATCTAATTTAGGTACGGGCCCCGGTAGCGGCAGCTTTCAGGCCAATCCAAAATATATGCGGGACGGCACCAAGTCAGCTTATAACATAACACTCAACATACAATCTCCCAATAAAAAAGTAGAGTTCGGGTCGTGGTATAAATTTGCAAATCAGGATGGATACCTCGCTGGGATTTTGCCATGGGCTTCGGGCTACTCACAAAACTATATCGGAAGCCAATTTCAGAATTATTTAGCCTGGAAAGTGACACATCATTTGAATGTGACTGCCGGATATATGTGGCATTACCTTGCTTATCCCGGGTTCCCATTTTATAATACTCAAACTAATTTCGATACCTACCTGGAGGCGAACTACACCAGAAACCTGGGCATAAATGAAAACCATGCGCTTTTGGTTGGAGGGAAAATTGAACGGGAAGGCCAGATCGGAAACACAACGTATTACTGGGACGGTAAGATCAATGAATTCAGAGATACCACGGCCTATCCGCTTTCTCCAAATCAAAGCCGCAATGTAACCTCACTTTATATTGATGATAACTGGACTGTTACCGATCAGTTTTCAGTTCTTGCCGGGGCCAGGTTTGATCATTACGAGAATTTCGCAAACACCAAAGTGTCAGCAATAAATCCTCGGGTAGCCTTATCTTATAAACTACATAAGAATCTAACGGTAAAGGTTCTTTACGCAACGGCGCACCGCCCCCCTACATTATACGAATTGACCGGACAAACCTTGCTACCACTCTATGGAAACCCAAACTTAAAACTGGAAAACATTGACAATTACGAGATGAATATTCTTTACAAAAAGGATAGATTAAAATTGAAGATCAGTGCGTTTAATCAGATTTATAAAGACCAGATTATTTACCTTCCCATTGACAAAAAATTAACGGACAGAGATACCACGCAGGCTTTTAATGCAGGCAAGACAAACGTGATTGGAGCGGATTTGAGTCTGAATTATTATGTAACCAGGGAGTCATATATCTTCTTCAACATGGCTAAACTTAAAACGAAGACGGCTCAAGGTTCAGAGGTTCATTTTCTTCCGTCTCTGTATATAAATGGCGGAGTGAATTTAAAGGTGAAGTCTTTTAATGTGAACCTCACTTCTTATTTTAGGGGTAAGCGCCCCATGCCGAATGGATACGTAGTGAACACCAAAGAGGCAGCCGGTATCAACACTGTTTCCAACCTATCGATCACCTACAACCTTAGCAGTGCCATCCGTCTTTATGCTTTAGCTCAAAATGTATTTGACAGGGAGAATAGCTTTCCGTTAAGCATTGATGGATACTATGTTCCGATGAGGGGAAGGGTAATTAATCTTGGTGTGACAGCAAGGTTTTGA
- a CDS encoding ATP-binding protein produces the protein MRFPLLVLTLICQPALFAQQLFVQPYPIEVYKGATQNWVMAQDRQGVSYFANNDGVLRYDGTSWDLMPLPNKDFVSSVAVDARGEIYVGSVNELGYFQKDDVGIYQYHSLMPQLPVEHRKNVKDIIETIVFDDVVLFNDLESIYMYSDGKLRILNIYNYGLITQGTHLYLARENGLCVYGNGRFQSVDFNTELEGMAIWLITGYIQDSFLVLDDQNKLWVLNPQGSLHGKLRPFSETLNVRLKGLPIVRITSMTNGNIAIVLKDEIHIVNKNGEPLYSVPKHWFEDDMRDGFVFEDLQHNLWLNANSIILQVITSSPLSFYDRHNGIKGTILALGKTAQHQYAGTSYGIFYKESKESFSFLPGTIGQTWNFYNFNQRLYAAHETGVFELQGKKTTRLIDHYGVHALCELKRRSDRMIMGTSTTGIWLLEKRGSAWHKHKIKGFEEETRFMQEDEEGNIWISHYNKGIYKLRLNGKMDSVISKTFYDRNNGLPSNVNNRIYRLRDGKIIVATANGIYSYSQIKDRFEPEAKFTRVLGKEFCVYTLTEGPEGNIYFWGAVPHDNEIAGMLIKQPDSTLKLLLTPFNKVAVPAHELRVDIDAPVLVAGPKEIWIGQGKKLLSYNPAQKTFYEDLFSVSIKKVWAKDSLIFINGRRQSDLDLPFASNNLRFEFVSAFYESPERMEYQYKLNGFENKWSAWALGKEAFFTNLPEGTYTFSVRAKNLYKKISEPVSFSFHICPPWYRTWWAYSIYVILFVFFFYLGIVLNTRRIRMQKIELIKKVGEKTIELTAMNNEILAQNEEISAINEDVHKKNEEIRQQAEELKKSNLTKDKLFSIVSHDLRGPIRQVQDIFNLVEMNYVSEEELRTLLPRLKEGISQTLNLTDNLLYWAKNQMGGIKVKPSDFDVWGIVEENVQLFRPIAKNKNIHLINSVEGSLWVNADSDMIRLVLRNLINNAIKFTKGDGKVTIGSEHHGNYIMIFVADTGIGLAKEEISLFFNEDHFTRQGTSGEKGMGLGLILCQEFIGKNGGTLTIESELNKGSKFSFTIKKARRN, from the coding sequence ATGCGATTTCCATTACTTGTTCTAACCTTAATTTGTCAACCGGCCCTCTTCGCGCAGCAACTATTTGTGCAGCCGTATCCCATTGAAGTTTACAAGGGAGCAACCCAAAACTGGGTTATGGCTCAGGATAGACAGGGCGTTAGTTATTTTGCCAATAATGATGGCGTACTTAGATACGATGGAACCTCGTGGGATCTCATGCCACTGCCCAATAAGGATTTTGTTTCTTCAGTGGCCGTTGATGCTAGGGGCGAAATTTATGTAGGCTCGGTAAATGAATTGGGCTACTTTCAGAAAGACGATGTTGGAATATACCAATACCATTCTTTAATGCCTCAGTTACCCGTGGAGCATAGAAAAAATGTAAAAGACATTATAGAAACAATCGTATTCGATGACGTTGTGTTGTTTAATGATTTAGAAAGTATTTACATGTACTCGGATGGTAAACTCAGAATTCTGAACATATATAACTACGGACTCATTACACAAGGAACCCATCTATACCTGGCAAGGGAGAACGGTTTGTGTGTCTATGGCAATGGAAGGTTTCAATCCGTGGATTTTAACACAGAACTGGAGGGAATGGCAATTTGGTTGATAACTGGATATATACAAGACAGTTTTTTGGTGCTGGACGATCAAAATAAGCTGTGGGTGCTCAATCCTCAGGGTTCTCTTCATGGCAAATTACGACCTTTTTCCGAAACCCTCAACGTCCGTCTAAAAGGGTTACCCATTGTTAGAATAACATCTATGACGAATGGCAATATAGCCATTGTGTTGAAAGATGAAATACACATTGTCAACAAAAATGGAGAGCCTTTATATTCTGTTCCAAAACATTGGTTTGAGGATGATATGAGGGATGGTTTTGTTTTTGAAGATCTGCAGCATAACCTATGGCTAAATGCAAACTCAATTATTTTACAAGTGATTACTAGTTCCCCGCTCTCCTTCTATGATAGGCATAACGGCATTAAAGGAACAATCTTAGCATTAGGAAAAACGGCTCAGCATCAGTATGCCGGAACTTCATATGGTATCTTTTATAAAGAGAGCAAGGAATCGTTTTCATTTCTTCCGGGCACGATAGGCCAGACATGGAATTTTTACAATTTCAACCAGAGATTATATGCCGCTCACGAGACTGGGGTCTTTGAACTGCAGGGAAAAAAGACCACTAGGTTGATAGACCACTATGGCGTTCATGCGCTATGCGAGCTCAAAAGACGGTCAGATCGTATGATTATGGGTACTTCCACTACCGGTATCTGGCTTTTGGAAAAAAGAGGCAGCGCCTGGCATAAGCATAAGATCAAAGGGTTCGAGGAGGAGACCCGCTTTATGCAGGAAGATGAGGAAGGAAACATCTGGATCAGCCATTATAACAAAGGAATATACAAGCTCCGGTTAAACGGAAAAATGGATTCAGTTATCAGCAAAACCTTTTATGACCGCAACAATGGATTACCTTCCAATGTCAACAACCGCATCTACCGGTTGAGAGACGGAAAGATTATTGTGGCCACCGCGAATGGAATTTATAGTTATAGCCAAATAAAAGACCGGTTTGAGCCGGAAGCAAAATTCACGCGGGTGTTGGGAAAAGAATTTTGTGTTTATACCCTTACCGAAGGTCCGGAAGGAAATATTTATTTCTGGGGAGCCGTACCACACGATAACGAAATTGCAGGCATGTTGATCAAACAACCAGACAGCACTTTAAAGCTACTGCTAACTCCCTTTAATAAGGTTGCTGTGCCTGCGCATGAATTGAGAGTAGATATAGACGCCCCTGTACTTGTTGCAGGCCCTAAAGAAATCTGGATTGGGCAGGGTAAAAAACTTCTTAGCTATAACCCTGCGCAAAAAACATTTTATGAAGATTTATTTTCGGTGTCGATTAAAAAGGTATGGGCAAAGGATTCTTTGATCTTCATAAATGGTAGGCGCCAATCGGACCTTGATTTGCCATTTGCCAGTAACAACCTGCGGTTTGAATTTGTTAGCGCATTTTATGAAAGCCCGGAGAGGATGGAGTATCAATACAAATTAAACGGTTTTGAAAACAAGTGGTCTGCCTGGGCGCTCGGTAAGGAGGCATTTTTTACCAATTTACCGGAAGGCACTTATACCTTTTCGGTGAGGGCAAAAAACCTGTACAAAAAGATAAGTGAACCTGTTTCTTTCTCTTTCCATATCTGTCCGCCCTGGTATAGAACATGGTGGGCCTATTCTATTTACGTAATTTTATTTGTGTTCTTTTTTTATTTGGGAATAGTATTAAACACCCGAAGGATAAGAATGCAGAAAATCGAGCTCATTAAGAAGGTCGGTGAAAAAACGATAGAGCTAACGGCTATGAATAATGAGATACTGGCTCAGAATGAGGAAATATCTGCAATAAATGAAGATGTGCATAAGAAGAATGAGGAGATCAGACAGCAGGCGGAAGAATTAAAAAAATCGAACTTAACCAAAGACAAGCTTTTCTCCATTGTTTCTCATGACTTAAGAGGTCCTATCAGACAGGTTCAGGATATCTTTAATCTGGTCGAAATGAACTATGTATCAGAGGAAGAATTAAGAACATTACTTCCCCGTCTTAAAGAAGGCATTAGTCAAACATTAAACCTCACAGATAACCTGTTGTACTGGGCGAAAAACCAGATGGGTGGAATAAAAGTGAAGCCTTCCGATTTTGATGTCTGGGGTATTGTTGAGGAAAATGTTCAACTGTTTAGGCCAATTGCAAAAAATAAGAATATTCATTTAATCAATTCGGTCGAAGGGAGTCTGTGGGTAAACGCCGACAGTGACATGATAAGACTCGTGCTTCGTAACCTGATCAACAATGCAATCAAGTTTACAAAGGGTGACGGAAAGGTGACCATTGGATCTGAGCATCACGGGAATTACATCATGATCTTTGTTGCGGATACGGGAATAGGCCTGGCAAAGGAGGAAATTTCGTTATTTTTCAATGAAGATCATTTTACCAGGCAGGGCACCTCTGGGGAGAAGGGTATGGGGCTTGGACTGATCCTATGCCAGGAGTTTATTGGGAAGAATGGTGGGACGCTAACGATTGAAAGTGAATTGAATAAAGGGAGTAAATTCAGTTTTACTATCAAAAAAGCTCGGAGAAATTAA
- a CDS encoding tetratricopeptide repeat protein: MKPFLSFHLILFISLSESVFAQPRNIDSLRLLLQATGQDSNRVNLLISISTSQSFSDREDMFSSANEALALAKKINFDNGQVRALSIISFYYEHSLGNMAMTLNALLEAKKIYEKQGNEGKVASMNNRIGRAYFEQGDTNEAQTFFAQSYAIWRKLEYKPGLSLVCENLGDVAKANQNWSLALEHYQRSLLYAKEMDDIPTRPIRMSGALRAIGSVYIHRQEYSLALKYEQDALEMALKSGNSIMQIRAYNTMSELYLSQNQPKLALQMADNGYKLLLTKVESKIDIVQSYKRFYNAYEALGDYKRAFNFQQLYSTLSDSLTNAANLVAMERLKSKYELEKKDNKIIQLTQQQVLAASKRNTLIIAFVGVMSIILLLFNRHRIIIGKRLALKKQLLDVYILTLKEKSDAFEKIQIELDAIKLSQPEVDVHLFKLNEILKANILTDDDWQNFKRAFEDIYPGFFVKLRDLYPSITTAELRIASLIKLNLSSKEMGAMLAISSDSVKTARYRLKRRLNLPENESIEEFINKLSISKSRTVEIE; encoded by the coding sequence ATGAAGCCTTTTTTGAGTTTTCATTTGATCCTTTTCATCTCCCTTAGTGAAAGTGTTTTTGCTCAGCCCAGAAACATCGACAGCCTTCGTCTACTCCTCCAAGCCACTGGCCAGGACTCCAACCGCGTAAATCTGCTGATAAGCATTTCCACTTCTCAATCGTTTTCGGATAGGGAAGACATGTTTTCTAGTGCCAATGAAGCGTTGGCTCTAGCAAAAAAAATAAACTTCGATAATGGCCAAGTCAGAGCACTTTCAATAATAAGTTTTTACTACGAACACAGTCTGGGGAACATGGCCATGACCCTTAACGCGCTTTTGGAAGCTAAAAAAATTTACGAAAAACAAGGAAACGAGGGAAAAGTCGCGTCTATGAATAACCGCATCGGACGCGCATATTTTGAGCAGGGTGATACAAATGAGGCTCAGACCTTCTTTGCACAGTCCTACGCCATTTGGCGTAAACTCGAATACAAACCAGGATTGTCACTCGTATGTGAAAATTTAGGTGACGTAGCCAAAGCCAATCAAAATTGGTCACTGGCATTAGAGCATTACCAACGATCGCTTTTGTATGCAAAGGAGATGGATGATATTCCGACACGCCCGATAAGAATGAGCGGTGCCCTACGTGCCATAGGTTCAGTTTATATCCATCGCCAAGAGTATTCATTAGCTTTAAAATATGAACAAGATGCATTAGAGATGGCTCTAAAATCCGGAAATTCTATTATGCAAATTCGTGCCTACAACACCATGAGCGAGCTCTACCTAAGCCAGAATCAACCCAAATTAGCCTTGCAAATGGCGGATAATGGGTACAAGCTTTTATTAACTAAAGTTGAATCCAAAATAGATATAGTACAAAGTTATAAACGATTTTACAATGCATATGAAGCATTAGGGGACTACAAAAGAGCTTTTAATTTTCAGCAGCTTTATTCGACATTGAGCGATAGCCTCACGAACGCAGCCAATCTAGTAGCAATGGAAAGGCTGAAATCCAAATATGAACTTGAAAAGAAAGACAACAAGATAATACAATTAACACAACAGCAAGTTTTAGCTGCATCAAAAAGGAACACCTTGATTATTGCATTTGTTGGCGTCATGTCTATCATTCTACTTCTATTTAACCGACACCGGATAATCATAGGAAAAAGACTTGCATTAAAAAAACAATTGCTCGACGTTTATATCTTGACGCTTAAAGAGAAATCAGACGCGTTTGAAAAAATCCAAATCGAACTTGATGCAATAAAATTAAGTCAACCCGAAGTAGATGTTCACCTATTTAAGCTCAACGAAATACTTAAAGCTAATATTCTTACGGATGACGATTGGCAGAACTTCAAAAGAGCATTTGAAGACATCTATCCCGGATTTTTCGTCAAGCTACGCGATCTCTATCCTTCGATCACTACCGCAGAACTCCGGATAGCATCCCTTATTAAACTGAATCTTTCCAGTAAAGAAATGGGCGCAATGCTGGCTATTTCTTCCGATAGTGTCAAGACCGCGCGTTATCGGCTAAAACGGAGACTTAATCTACCAGAAAACGAGTCCATTGAAGAATTTATTAACAAACTTTCCATTTCCAAATCGAGAACAGTTGAAATAGAGTAG
- a CDS encoding sensor histidine kinase, translating to MKIYKKVRGARYVTVGGLSQNDQFCQTEALTLDPMLAWSMPVWLKTSSVILKSLLFQFLYFVVVTTQAAKASSYNRRRTSIIEGMDFQVFGVGNVWTVIPLWTSLWIPSGIIAALVLIILLCNRQRTIFLKRRAQNLQELVEKHTFKIQAQKEEISMQNEELVAQAEILARNNAELETRIKKRTETLNRLNEELIDRNYQLEQFSFITAHNIRGPLARIKGLVHLLLVLKIEMDDDILGHLDKSVIALEDIVQDLSYVLSVNDGARKKFEAIQLREELLSVLDSLRADIELAQAEIDISEFEDLEAYGSKTSIQSIFYHLIHNAIKYSSSDRKLMVKCCALLTADQQIVMTVGDNGLGIDMRYAQEKIFQFHQRFHPHIPGRGCGLFLVKTLVKAMGGRIRVESKPDEGARFIIEFDNSKSI from the coding sequence ATGAAAATTTATAAGAAAGTGCGTGGCGCAAGATACGTGACAGTTGGGGGTCTTTCTCAGAACGATCAATTCTGTCAAACTGAAGCTTTGACCTTAGACCCAATGCTCGCTTGGTCTATGCCGGTCTGGCTAAAAACTAGTTCGGTCATTCTGAAATCTTTACTATTTCAGTTCCTTTATTTTGTTGTAGTCACCACCCAGGCTGCAAAAGCAAGTTCGTACAATAGAAGGCGTACGAGCATCATTGAGGGAATGGATTTTCAAGTCTTTGGAGTGGGGAACGTCTGGACTGTAATCCCACTATGGACGTCCCTTTGGATCCCGTCAGGTATCATAGCTGCGCTCGTTCTTATTATACTTCTGTGTAATCGTCAACGTACTATCTTTTTAAAGCGGAGGGCTCAAAATCTGCAGGAGCTTGTTGAAAAACATACGTTTAAAATCCAGGCTCAGAAAGAGGAAATCTCAATGCAGAATGAGGAATTGGTTGCTCAAGCTGAAATACTTGCGAGAAATAATGCCGAGCTAGAAACGCGGATCAAGAAGCGAACTGAGACTTTAAACAGATTGAACGAAGAATTGATCGATCGGAATTATCAACTTGAGCAATTTAGTTTTATAACAGCGCATAATATTAGAGGTCCGCTGGCCAGAATAAAAGGCCTCGTTCATTTATTATTGGTACTTAAAATCGAGATGGATGATGACATCCTAGGCCATCTTGATAAAAGTGTAATAGCGCTTGAAGACATCGTTCAAGATCTCAGCTACGTCTTGAGTGTAAATGATGGCGCTCGTAAAAAGTTTGAGGCCATTCAATTGCGGGAAGAATTGTTAAGTGTTCTGGATTCCCTTCGTGCAGATATTGAATTGGCTCAAGCGGAGATCGATATTTCAGAATTTGAAGATCTCGAAGCCTATGGTTCCAAGACGTCAATTCAAAGCATCTTTTACCATCTTATCCATAATGCAATTAAGTATTCCAGCAGTGACAGAAAGCTGATGGTAAAGTGTTGCGCACTGTTAACGGCTGATCAGCAAATTGTAATGACTGTAGGCGATAATGGCCTTGGAATTGACATGCGTTACGCGCAAGAAAAGATATTCCAGTTTCATCAACGGTTCCATCCGCATATTCCGGGTAGGGGTTGTGGTCTTTTTCTTGTGAAAACACTGGTGAAGGCTATGGGCGGTAGAATCCGGGTTGAAAGCAAACCTGACGAAGGAGCGAGATTTATCATTGAGTTTGACAACAGCAAATCTATTTGA